A segment of the Candidatus Synechococcus calcipolaris G9 genome:
TCAAAAGTCAGGTATTTCCAGGGTTGTGGCTTGATCTTCATGCCCTATTAGCCGGGAATATCCGCCAAGTGTTACAGGTCTTAAACCTTGGCCTTGCCTCTCCTGAATATCAAACATTTGTGCAGCAGTTACGCCAAAAAACTAGATAAAATAAATTAATCAGAGTTTTAATTGCCTCGTGGAACCAGCCGAAGTCATTGCCATTATTCAACAAGAGCTACCGCAGCTAGTCGCCCAGGATCCCCTAGTCAGAGATTTTGTCCTGCGAACAGTCTCTGAGTTTTATATAAGCAGACACGAAGCCGATAGTAAGTTTGATCGCATTTTGGCTGAACTTCAGCGAGATCGCGAGGAGCAAACTCGCAAGTGGGAAGAACAAAACCGCAAGTGGGAAGAACAAGCCGGTCGGTGGGAAGAACAAGCCGGTCGCTGGCAAGAGCAAGCCCGCCGGTGGGAAGAGCAAGATCGTCGTTGGCAAGAGCAAGCCCGCCGGTGGGAAGAGCAAGATCATCGTTGGCAAGAGCAAGCCCGCCGGTGGGAAGAACAAGATCGCAGATGGCACGAACAACTGGCAGAAATCCGTCGTCTTGATAAGCGATTTGAGAGTACGATTGGTGCCCTAGGTTCTCGCTGGGGCATTGCTTCTGAAGCTAGTTTTCGTAGTGCCTTAGCGGGTATTTTAACCGAATCTTTTGGGGTTGATGTCTTAAATCTGACCCTCTATGACAATGAGGGTGAAGTCTTTGGTCGCCCCGATCAGGTGGAGATTGATTTGATTATCAAAAACGGGATGACGATCGCCTGTGAAATTAAATCCTCTATTGATAAGGCAGGCATGTATATCTTTGACCGAAAGGTGAATTTCTATGCCCGCCATGCCCAACGGGATATTAGCCGCAAAATTGTCATTTCACCGATGGTAGATCACCGCGCTTTGCCAGTTGCTGAAGCGTTGGGAATCGAAATTTACAGCTATGCTGATGCTGTCGAAGGACTCTCGGAGGAATAACGTGGTGTCTTTGAATCAAGTACAGATACCCGTTTTAGAAAATGGCGATCGCCTGGAACGCTATGAATTTGAGCGACGCTATACCCAGATGCCAAAGGTCAAGAAAGCCGAACTGATTAATGGAGTTGTGTACATGGCATCCCCAGTAAGAATCAAGCGGCATGCAGAGCCTCACAGTCAGATTATGACTTGGCTGGGAGTCTATACTGCCTCCACTCTGGGGACTCAATTAGTTGATAATGGAACGGTTCGTTTGGGGGCAGAGAACGAGGTTCAACCTGATGCTCTATTGCGGCTACATACTGCTGTAGGCGGCCAGTCTTGGATTACCTCCGATGACTACCTGGAAGGTGCCCCTGAATTAGTTGTGGAAATTGCCTCCAGTAGTGCCGCCTATGATCTTCACGATAAGCTAGAGGTCTATTGTCGCAATGGGGTACAGGAGTATCTGGTGTGGACGACCCAAGAGCCGGATTTTTACTGGTATGTTCTCATTAAGGGTAGCTATGAACGTCAGGTTGTTGATGGCAGTTATCTCAAAAGTCAGGTATTTCCAGGGCTGTGGCTCGATGTTCAGGCTCTATTGGCAGGGAATATCCGCCAGGTGTTGCAGGGGTTAAACATGGGTCTTGCCTCCTCTGAATATCAAACATTTCTGAGTCGTCTAAGCCAGTAATCATCATCTTAAGGAAGGCTTTTCATGGAACAAACTCTGCCATTTTACGATCGTATAAACAATGATATGGTACAGATTAGAAATAGGCTGTAGAATGCTTATCAAACTTTTCTGTCTACTGATAATCGAAAATGGGAAATCTAATTAACCGTGCTGTGATACTAGCCGGTGGACTTGGTACGCGCATTTCTGAGGAAACTCATCTCAAGCCCAAGCCCATGATTGAAATTGGTGGGCGGCCCATTCTCTGGCATATCCTAAAAATCTATTCTGCCCATGGCGTGAATGAGTTTATTATTTGCTGTGGCTATAAAGGCTACATCATCAAAGAATACTTTGCTAACTACTTTTTACATATGTCCGATGTCACTTTCGATATGGCCACAAATACTATGATTGTGCACCAAAGAAAAGCAGAGCCTTGGCGTGTCACACTTGTAGATACCGGGGAGAATACCCTCACTGGCGGACGACTTAAGCGTGTATCAGAATATCTACAGGGAGAGAAAGCCTTTTGTTTTACCTATGGGGATGGCATTGCTGATATTAATATTACTCGGCAAATTGATTTCCATCAGAGTCATGGCAAATTGGCCACTGTAACGGCGGTAAGACCACCAGGACGTTATGGGGCTTTGCAGATCAACCAGGAAGACTATGTAACCGGATTTACAGAAAAACCTCCTGGAGATGGTGGGTTTATCAATGGTGGTTTTTTTATTCTTTCACCCCAATGTATTAGCTTAATTGCTGGAGATATGACTTCCTGGGAAGCCGAACCTTTAGATAAACTGGCTTCTAGAGGAGAATTAATGGCCTTTGAGCATCAGGGATTTTGGCAACCGATGGATACTCTCAGAGATAAAAATTACCTAGAAGACCTCTGGCAGACGGGCCAAGCTCCCTGGAAAATGTGGTGACTCCGTGACCCTTGATCCGACGATTTGGCAGAATACCCCAGTTTTTGTGACGGGCCATACTGGCTTTAAGGGAAGTTGGCTAAGTCTATGGCTCCATCAATTGGGAGCAAATATTTATGGCTATGCCCTAGCACCGCCGACCCAACCAAATCTATTTGAAGTGGCTGAAGTCAATCGGTTTTTAAGCCAAGACACTCGGGCCGACTTGGCAAGCCTTGCCACCCTGCGACAGGCCATGATGAATGCCCAACCCCATGTTGTCTTCCATCTAGCGGCGCAACCCCTAGTTAGAGAAAGTTACCGCAATCCCCTGGGCACATTTGCCACCAATGTGATGGGCACAGCCCATGTCTTAGACATTGTGCGAGATTTACCATGCGTCAAAGTAGTTATTATTATTACCACTGATAAGGTTTATGAAAACCATGAGTGGGTCTACCCCTACCGTGAAGTAGATAGATTAGGCGGTTATGATCCCTACAGTGCCAGTAAAGCCGCTGCGGAATTAGTGGTTTCCAGCTATCGCCGTAGTTTTTTTAGCGGTCAAGAACAGCCAAAACTTGTCACAGTACGAGCAGGGAATGTGGTGGGTGGAGGTGACTGGGCTGTAGATCGACTCGTGCCTGATTGTTTGCGGGCTTTTGAAGTAAATCAACCCGTGTTGTTACGTCATCCCCAAGCAGTACGCCCCTGGCAACACGTCCTAGAGCCACTTTCTGGCTACTTGCAACTGGCTGAGAAACTTCTTACTTCTGGTGTCTATAATGGTGCCTGGAACTTTGGCCCGGGTTCTAGGGGAGAAGCCCAAGTGGGAGAAGTGGCCGCAATGATGGCAGTTCTTTGGGGTGAAAATGCCCAAATTAATGCTGAGATCATGACTAACCAACCCCATGAGGCTAGCCTTTTAAGGCTGGATATTACCCGTGCCCGCTGTGAATTGGGGTGGTCTCCCCGATGGTCAATTCAGCAAGCCCTAGCGGCAACCATTGAGTGGCATCGGGCCTGGTTGGCGGGTCAAGAAATGGCTACGTACTCTTTAGGGCAAATTAATGCCTATCAAAATAGTGTGGGAGAGCTATGAGTCTAACGCTTAAAGAAACCCCAATTACTGGAATGGTTCTTGTCCAAGGTCAACCGTTTCGAGATCGGCGGGGCTTCTTTTATCGAGCATTTTGTGATCAACAGTTGGCTTCAGTCTTGGGCGGTCGAATCATTCGCCAAATAAATATCTCACAAACCATGGAGATTGGGGCAATTCGCGGACTCCACTTTCAAACTCCACCCGCTACTGAGATGAAACTGGTTCGCTGTCTTCGGGGCCGAGTCTGGGATGTTGTCGTTGATTTACGAGAGGGTTCAAAGACATTTTTGGAATGGCATGGTGTAGAATTAGAGCCAAATGCCTCGATAATGGTTGTGATCCCTGAAGGATGTGCCCATGGTTTTCAAGTTTTAGAGACAGGTAGCGAATTGCTTTATCTTCATACGGCTCCCTATACCCCAACGGCAGAAGGTGGGCTACGCTACAATGATCCTCGCTTGGGTATTTCTTGGCCCCTAGTGCCAACGGATCTGTCCCAGCGAGATCAAACTCATCCCCTGTTAGCTGATGAGTTTTCAGGAATCAGTTTATGAAGTGTCGTCATTGTGGTGCTGACATGACTCTTCCACTGATAGATTTGGGCAGTGCTCCTCCTTCAAACGCTTATCTAACACCAGAAAAGCTTCATTCCCCAGAATTATGGTTTCCCTTACGGGTCTTGGTTTGCCAAAAGTGTTGGCTGGTTCAAACAGAAGATTTTACTCAAGCAGATGAGTTGTTTAATGCGGAATATGCCTATTTTTCGAGTACATCCAAAAGTTGGTTGGCCCATGCAGCCCAGTATAGCCAGGCAATCATTAAAGACCTTGGGCTAAACTCGGACAGTTTTGTGATTGAAATCGCCTCAAATGACGGCTATTTGCTGAAAAACTTCGTTAAGAAAGAGATTCCTTGCTTGGGCATTGAACCTACGGCAAGTACTGCCGCAGTAGCTGAAAAATTAGGGATTCCAGTCCTACGGGAATTTTTTGGGGAACCATTAGGTCAACGATTAGCAGACCAAGGACAGCAAGCCAACTTAATTGTAGGGAACAATGTGTATGCCCATGTGCCGGACATTAACGATTTTACCCGTGGGCTAAAGGCTGCACTCAAACCCGGTGGAACAATCACCCTAGAATTTCCCCATGTAATGAAACTTATTCAACAGGTACAATTTGATACAATTTATCATGAGCATTTTTCCTATTTATCTCTCTATACTGTGAATAAAATTTTCAATGATGCTGGCCTCAAAATTTGGGACACTGAAGAGTTATCTACCCATGGAGGCAGCCTACGGGTTTATGGATGTCACAAAGATGATCGGAGATCGATCACTGGAAGAGTCCAATCGATATTAGATCAAGAGGCAACTGCTAGTTTACAAAACCCAATTCCCTATCAAACCTTTCAAGAAAGGGCAAATACAGTCAAAAACCATCTTATTTCATTTTTAGTTGAACAAAAACGAAAGGGAAAACAAGTTGCTGCCTATGGAGCTGCTGCCAAGGGAAATACACTGCTGAATTATGCTGGTATAAAACCGGATTTACTACCCTATATTTGTGATGCTTCTCCTGCCAAACAGGGAAAGTTTATGCCAGGGAGTCGTATTCCTGTTGTAAATGAAAGTCAAATCAAAAGCACTAAGCCTAGTTATGTGGTGATTTTACCTTGGAATTTAAAAAAAGAAATCATGCTTCAGCTTGAGTATATTCGAGATTGGGGGGGAAAGCTGGTTTTGGCTATTCCCCAAATGGAGGTAATATGAATTCTCGTATTTACTACACGAAGCCTTCTATTACTGAATTAGAAGTTGAGTATGCTACGGATGCCGCTCGCAATGGCTGGGGAGATCGCTGTTATGAATATATTGATCGATTTGAGGAAGCATTTAAAAATCATCTTGGTGTAAAGTATGCCATTGCAACTTCAAGTTGCACGGGTGCATTGCACATGGGTATGGCAGCTTTGGGAATTGGCCTAGGTGATGAAGTAATTCTGGCAGATACCAATTGGATCGCTACCGCAGCACCCATTGTACATTTAGGAGCAAAACCTGTCTTTGTAGATATCTTACCGGATAGCTGGTGCATCGACCCTGAACTAGCGGAAGCTGCTATTACACCTAAAACAAAAGCAATTGTTGCAGTTCATTTGTATGGCAATTTATGCGAAATGGATCGTTTGCTAGCTATTGGGAAGAAATATGAAATTCCAGTTATTGAAGATGCAGCAGAGGCGATCGGTTCGATTTATCATGGAAAACGAGCTGGAAGTATGGGCAAGTTCGGGAGTTTCTCCTTTCACGGGACAAAGACACTAACTACTGGTGAGGGTGGGATGTTTGTCACAAACGATGCTGATCTTTATGAAACTGTACTTACTCTTTCTAATCATGGACGCGCCAGAGGACAAAAAAAGCAATTTTGGCCAAATATGGTGGGCTTTAAGTATAAAATGTCTAATATTCAGGCGGCGATCGGTTATGGACAAATGCAGCGCATTGATGAACTAATTGATCGGAAACGTGAGATTCTGAAATTTTATAAAGATCATCTTGAGTGTCTTGAGGGTGTGTCGATGAATCCTGAGCCAGAGGGAACGATTAATGGGGCATGGATGCCCACCATTGTCTTTGATAAACAAACTGGAGTGACCCGCGAACAGTTACAATCTCTTTTCACATCAGAAAATATAGACGCAAGAGTATTCTTTCATCCTTTGTCGAGTTTATCGATGTTTGAGAAGAAAGAAGTTAATATAAATTCATGGAATATTCCATTACGTTCGATTAATCTACCTAGCTATTATGATATAAATCAACAATACCTATCTTTTGTTATAGACTGTATTTCCAAAAAACTAGAAATTATGTCTAAATGCTAAATAATTTACTTACAGAAGAACAAGTAACAGAGTTTAATGAATACGGCTATATTGTCATCAAAGGATTCTACAACCGTAAGGTAGAGATAGAGCCTATATTATATGGTATTTGGAAATATTAAAATCTTTTAAAAATATAATATTGAAATAGAATCTAAAGACTTTTCTCCTGAGACCTTTGATTATGGCTATCAAAAGTTAATTTCTGTTAATCGTAAATATGGGGGGGAAGTGTATGATGCTATTAAACAGATACCTGCCTTTATGCGTCTGCTTAGTTTAGAAAAAAACGATCGGGTATTTATGCAATTACGAAACATTAATACTCCAGCAATTGCCGCAGCAGGCTATGGTATTCGCATTGATAACCCTCACGAAGAAAAATATCGTTCTTTGTGGCATTACGAATATAGAGATCAGTTGAGAAGTATAGATGGTATAGTTTTCTGGAGTCCCCTGGTCAATTTAATCTCTGAAATGGGGCCAGTACAGATATGCCCACGATCTCATGTGGGTGGATTACGGCGATCTTATTTGAAAGATCCAGACAATCCTGAAAAAACGGGAGTATATGCAATGCGCTTAGAGAATGAAGAAGCTTTAATTGCTCAATATGGTACTGTTGCACCACTTTCTGAACCAGGAGACTTATTATTAATAGATTTTCTTACTTTACATTCATCGGGTGTTAATATTTCTGAAAGATCTCGCTGGAGTATACAATTTAGGTACTTTAGTTTTGAAGATCCCAGCGGAATTCGCATTAATTGGACTGGTTGTGTCGCCAATGGTACACAACTTAAAGACATTCATCCTGAATTAGTTATAGATTAGCGCTTTGCGTGGATCCAAGTTGTCTTCAAATCTAACATCAACTACTATGATTAACTGTGCCTTAACTGGAAAAACTTTAAAAAAGCCAATTTATGAATCGCAAGGAAATTTATCTGTTACTTCTTTGAGCCAAACTTATGAGGGCAAAACCGTTGTTTATTTTAATGAAGAAATAGGTCATTTACAGACTAAAGAAATCAAAGATATTGAAGTTTACTACGATAAACAATATCAATTCTTTAATCAAAGTGATGAAGATGATATTTTATATAAGGTAATTGATGGCAAAAAAGTCTTTAGACAAGAGCATCAGGTTAATACTCTATTGTCAAAGATTAATTTTGAAGCCGGGATGCAAGTCTTAGATTATGGCTGTGCTAAGGGTACAGTGATGAAACGTCTGGGTTTACATAATCCCTCCGTAGAAATATACTTGTTTGATGTCAGTCAAATGTATGTCAATTTATGGGACAAATTTTTGCCTTCAGATCATTATGCTTCTTACAAAATAAAACCAGAATGGCACAAGAAATTTGATTTAGTTACATCGTTCTTTGCTTTTGAACACGCCCCATATCCTGTCAAAGAACTGCGTAATATTAATAACTTACTAAAGGATGGCGGATATTTTTATTGTATTGTGCCTAATGTCTTTGAGAATACAGGTGACTTTATAGTTGCTGACCATGTACATCATTATAGTGATGTATCCTTGAAATATCTGTTAGCAAAAGCAGGTTTTGAAACTGTTGAAATTGATGCTTTCTCCCATTTCGGTGCTTACATTGCTATAGGCAAAAAGAAATCGCAAAACTCGCTAGAATTTGATATTAATTCCCAAAAATTGGCAGACGTAGTAAATGCCGTGCAAGAAACAGCCAATTATTGGAATACCTTACAGGATAAAATTTGTCAATTTGAGCAGTCTGTGAGAGGACAAAAATCCGCCATATACGGAGCAGGTGTTTATGGTAGTTTTATTGCTACATGCCTTGAAAATTTAAATAATGTTCAATGCTTCATAGATCAAAACCCGCTTTTACACAACACAAAAGTAATGGGTAAGGATATACATCATCCCGATGACTTACCCCAAGATGTAACCAGTATTTATGTAGGGATTAACCCAAGAATTGCATCTCAAATTATTGGAGGTATAGCTTCATGGAAGGACAAGAAATTATCTATTTTGTATTTATAGAAACACAGGATATGCGTATAGGAATTTTAGCATCTAGTGGAGGAAGTGCATTTATAGAAACATGGAAAATACTTTGCAAATATTCATCCACTAAGCATGATTATTTTGTTTTTACGGATAGAGAATGTGGAATCGAAAATTTTTGTCGCAACAACGATATTCCATATAAACGAATTACATATGTTGACCGCAAACGGTTTTCGATAGAAGCTAATGAATATATCTACAGTATTGGTGGTGTGGATGTAATCTTTTTATACTTTTTGCGAATATTAACAAAAGATCTCTTTATGAAATATCCTTGTCTCAATATACACCCTGCGTTGCTACCTGCTTTTAAAGGGATAAATGCTGTTGAGCAATTTATTCAATCTGGAGCTAAATTCATGGGTGCTACACTACATCTGATAGATGAAGGTATAGATACTGGAGCTATTATTGCTCAGATACAAACACCTATGCCCCATCAAACTAACTTAGAAAAAGCTTCTAAGGTTTCTTTTTTGCAAAAAGTATATTTAACTTTGATAGGGATAGAACTACTTGAAAAAAACTATATTGCTTTTGCTAACGATTTCTCAAGCTTTGAAATAATAGAAGCTTTACCTTATTCCCTCTCTGCAAACCCGATATTACAGAATTCAAATTTTGTGGAGGGATTTCTTGAGTTGCAACAACATGAAAATACTAAAATAATCAACTCATAAGATGAAAATAGTTATCTCGCAACCCATGTATTTCCCTTGGATTGGTATGTTTGAGCAGATAAATTTATGCGATGCTTATGTAAATTACGATGATGTTCAGTTTTCTAAAGGTAGCTTTACTAATCGTGTACAAGTAAAAACTAATTCGCTGGAGGGGTTTAAGTGGCTTACAGTTCCTTTAAAAAATCTAAAGCTGGGTGTTTTAATTAATGAGTTAGAAATAAACAATCAAAAGAATTGGCAAAACCAACATTTAGAAATACTTAAGCAAGCATATAAGAATGCTCCATATGCCAAGGAAATGTTAGAGTTAGTAACTAATCTTTTTGATTTGTCTCTTACTACTATTTCAGAATTATCTATGAAAAGTATGGGACTGAGTATTCACTACTTTGATCTTGCAGAATATAAAACTTTTTATACTGCTTCTAAAGTTGGAATAGAAGGTAGTAGCTCTGAGAGAGTGTACCGGATAGTTAAGCATTTAAATGGAACACATTACATTACTGGCCATGGGGCTAAAAATTACTTAGATCATTCTCTTTTTGAAAAGAATGGGATTAGAGTAGAATATATGAACTATCTCAGGCTGCCTTATCCACAGCAATTTTCTGGATTTAACCCTCATGTTTCTATACTAGACCTTATTGCTAATACTGGTAAACAGGGTAAAGCATATATCAAGTCTTCAACAATCTATTGGAAAGAATTTCTAGCATGAATCCTATTGAACAATTTGATCAATCAAAGTCTATAAATATTGCAGGTTTGGGAAATGATGATAATGTGCAGAAGTCAGCTATTCAGTTTATGCTGGATTCTGCTCCTTACCAGTACACTTATAATTTTACTTGGCTTGGTCGCCCGATTATTCAGTATCCGCAGGATATAATTGCACTGCAAGAGTTGATATGGAAAGTTCAGCCTGATTTAATTGTTGAAACAGGTATTGCCCATGGTGGATCACTGATTTTTTCGGCTTCGATGCTAGAGCTTAACGCGATCTGTGGTGGTTGCCAAGATGCAGAGGTTTTGGGATTGGATATTGATATTCGCACCCACAATCGGGAAGCTATTGAATCCCATCCGATGTTTAAACGCATTTCGATGATTCAAGGATCGAGCATTGATCCTGAAATTATTGAACAGGTGAAGGCAAAAGCATCTGGCAAGCAGAAAATTTTAGTATTTCTAGACAGCAACCATACCCACGATCATGTATTGGCTGAACTAGAAGCTTATGCACCATTGGTGTCAGTCGGCAGCTATTGCGTAGTGTTTGATACCATAATTGAGGATTTACCTGATAATATGTTTAGTGACAGGCCTTGGGGAGTGGGTAATAATCCAAAAACAGCCGTGTGGGAATACCTGAAAACCCATCCTGAATTTGAAATCGATACAAATATTCAAAATAAACTTTTGATCACAGTAGCCCC
Coding sequences within it:
- a CDS encoding PD-(D/E)XK nuclease family protein codes for the protein MEPAEVIAIIQQELPQLVAQDPLVRDFVLRTVSEFYISRHEADSKFDRILAELQRDREEQTRKWEEQNRKWEEQAGRWEEQAGRWQEQARRWEEQDRRWQEQARRWEEQDHRWQEQARRWEEQDRRWHEQLAEIRRLDKRFESTIGALGSRWGIASEASFRSALAGILTESFGVDVLNLTLYDNEGEVFGRPDQVEIDLIIKNGMTIACEIKSSIDKAGMYIFDRKVNFYARHAQRDISRKIVISPMVDHRALPVAEALGIEIYSYADAVEGLSEE
- a CDS encoding Uma2 family endonuclease → MSLNQVQIPVLENGDRLERYEFERRYTQMPKVKKAELINGVVYMASPVRIKRHAEPHSQIMTWLGVYTASTLGTQLVDNGTVRLGAENEVQPDALLRLHTAVGGQSWITSDDYLEGAPELVVEIASSSAAYDLHDKLEVYCRNGVQEYLVWTTQEPDFYWYVLIKGSYERQVVDGSYLKSQVFPGLWLDVQALLAGNIRQVLQGLNMGLASSEYQTFLSRLSQ
- the rfbF gene encoding glucose-1-phosphate cytidylyltransferase: MGNLINRAVILAGGLGTRISEETHLKPKPMIEIGGRPILWHILKIYSAHGVNEFIICCGYKGYIIKEYFANYFLHMSDVTFDMATNTMIVHQRKAEPWRVTLVDTGENTLTGGRLKRVSEYLQGEKAFCFTYGDGIADINITRQIDFHQSHGKLATVTAVRPPGRYGALQINQEDYVTGFTEKPPGDGGFINGGFFILSPQCISLIAGDMTSWEAEPLDKLASRGELMAFEHQGFWQPMDTLRDKNYLEDLWQTGQAPWKMW
- the rfbG gene encoding CDP-glucose 4,6-dehydratase — translated: MTLDPTIWQNTPVFVTGHTGFKGSWLSLWLHQLGANIYGYALAPPTQPNLFEVAEVNRFLSQDTRADLASLATLRQAMMNAQPHVVFHLAAQPLVRESYRNPLGTFATNVMGTAHVLDIVRDLPCVKVVIIITTDKVYENHEWVYPYREVDRLGGYDPYSASKAAAELVVSSYRRSFFSGQEQPKLVTVRAGNVVGGGDWAVDRLVPDCLRAFEVNQPVLLRHPQAVRPWQHVLEPLSGYLQLAEKLLTSGVYNGAWNFGPGSRGEAQVGEVAAMMAVLWGENAQINAEIMTNQPHEASLLRLDITRARCELGWSPRWSIQQALAATIEWHRAWLAGQEMATYSLGQINAYQNSVGEL
- a CDS encoding dTDP-4-dehydrorhamnose 3,5-epimerase family protein — its product is MSLTLKETPITGMVLVQGQPFRDRRGFFYRAFCDQQLASVLGGRIIRQINISQTMEIGAIRGLHFQTPPATEMKLVRCLRGRVWDVVVDLREGSKTFLEWHGVELEPNASIMVVIPEGCAHGFQVLETGSELLYLHTAPYTPTAEGGLRYNDPRLGISWPLVPTDLSQRDQTHPLLADEFSGISL
- a CDS encoding class I SAM-dependent methyltransferase; this translates as MKCRHCGADMTLPLIDLGSAPPSNAYLTPEKLHSPELWFPLRVLVCQKCWLVQTEDFTQADELFNAEYAYFSSTSKSWLAHAAQYSQAIIKDLGLNSDSFVIEIASNDGYLLKNFVKKEIPCLGIEPTASTAAVAEKLGIPVLREFFGEPLGQRLADQGQQANLIVGNNVYAHVPDINDFTRGLKAALKPGGTITLEFPHVMKLIQQVQFDTIYHEHFSYLSLYTVNKIFNDAGLKIWDTEELSTHGGSLRVYGCHKDDRRSITGRVQSILDQEATASLQNPIPYQTFQERANTVKNHLISFLVEQKRKGKQVAAYGAAAKGNTLLNYAGIKPDLLPYICDASPAKQGKFMPGSRIPVVNESQIKSTKPSYVVILPWNLKKEIMLQLEYIRDWGGKLVLAIPQMEVI
- a CDS encoding DegT/DnrJ/EryC1/StrS family aminotransferase, whose protein sequence is MNSRIYYTKPSITELEVEYATDAARNGWGDRCYEYIDRFEEAFKNHLGVKYAIATSSCTGALHMGMAALGIGLGDEVILADTNWIATAAPIVHLGAKPVFVDILPDSWCIDPELAEAAITPKTKAIVAVHLYGNLCEMDRLLAIGKKYEIPVIEDAAEAIGSIYHGKRAGSMGKFGSFSFHGTKTLTTGEGGMFVTNDADLYETVLTLSNHGRARGQKKQFWPNMVGFKYKMSNIQAAIGYGQMQRIDELIDRKREILKFYKDHLECLEGVSMNPEPEGTINGAWMPTIVFDKQTGVTREQLQSLFTSENIDARVFFHPLSSLSMFEKKEVNINSWNIPLRSINLPSYYDINQQYLSFVIDCISKKLEIMSKC
- a CDS encoding phytanoyl-CoA dioxygenase family protein, translated to MYDAIKQIPAFMRLLSLEKNDRVFMQLRNINTPAIAAAGYGIRIDNPHEEKYRSLWHYEYRDQLRSIDGIVFWSPLVNLISEMGPVQICPRSHVGGLRRSYLKDPDNPEKTGVYAMRLENEEALIAQYGTVAPLSEPGDLLLIDFLTLHSSGVNISERSRWSIQFRYFSFEDPSGIRINWTGCVANGTQLKDIHPELVID
- a CDS encoding class I SAM-dependent methyltransferase, giving the protein MINCALTGKTLKKPIYESQGNLSVTSLSQTYEGKTVVYFNEEIGHLQTKEIKDIEVYYDKQYQFFNQSDEDDILYKVIDGKKVFRQEHQVNTLLSKINFEAGMQVLDYGCAKGTVMKRLGLHNPSVEIYLFDVSQMYVNLWDKFLPSDHYASYKIKPEWHKKFDLVTSFFAFEHAPYPVKELRNINNLLKDGGYFYCIVPNVFENTGDFIVADHVHHYSDVSLKYLLAKAGFETVEIDAFSHFGAYIAIGKKKSQNSLEFDINSQKLADVVNAVQETANYWNTLQDKICQFEQSVRGQKSAIYGAGVYGSFIATCLENLNNVQCFIDQNPLLHNTKVMGKDIHHPDDLPQDVTSIYVGINPRIASQIIGGIASWKDKKLSILYL
- a CDS encoding formyltransferase family protein, which codes for MEGQEIIYFVFIETQDMRIGILASSGGSAFIETWKILCKYSSTKHDYFVFTDRECGIENFCRNNDIPYKRITYVDRKRFSIEANEYIYSIGGVDVIFLYFLRILTKDLFMKYPCLNIHPALLPAFKGINAVEQFIQSGAKFMGATLHLIDEGIDTGAIIAQIQTPMPHQTNLEKASKVSFLQKVYLTLIGIELLEKNYIAFANDFSSFEIIEALPYSLSANPILQNSNFVEGFLELQQHENTKIINS
- a CDS encoding WbqC family protein; the protein is MYFPWIGMFEQINLCDAYVNYDDVQFSKGSFTNRVQVKTNSLEGFKWLTVPLKNLKLGVLINELEINNQKNWQNQHLEILKQAYKNAPYAKEMLELVTNLFDLSLTTISELSMKSMGLSIHYFDLAEYKTFYTASKVGIEGSSSERVYRIVKHLNGTHYITGHGAKNYLDHSLFEKNGIRVEYMNYLRLPYPQQFSGFNPHVSILDLIANTGKQGKAYIKSSTIYWKEFLA
- a CDS encoding cephalosporin hydroxylase family protein — its product is MNPIEQFDQSKSINIAGLGNDDNVQKSAIQFMLDSAPYQYTYNFTWLGRPIIQYPQDIIALQELIWKVQPDLIVETGIAHGGSLIFSASMLELNAICGGCQDAEVLGLDIDIRTHNREAIESHPMFKRISMIQGSSIDPEIIEQVKAKASGKQKILVFLDSNHTHDHVLAELEAYAPLVSVGSYCVVFDTIIEDLPDNMFSDRPWGVGNNPKTAVWEYLKTHPEFEIDTNIQNKLLITVAPDGYLKRL